The genomic interval CGCGTCGGCTTCTCGGCGCTGATCCTGCTCGCGGTCTGGCGGCCGTGGCGACGCAGTCTTGAGCAGGGCGAGATCGGCGCCATCGCGCTCTACGGCGCAGCGCTCGGGCTCATGAACCTGCTGTTCTATCTCTCGCTCCGCACGATCCCGCTCGGCATCGCGGTGGCCATCGAGTTCACCGGTCCGCTGGCGGTGGCCTTGGCGGGTTCGCGCCGGGCGCGCGACTTCGCCTGGATCGGTCTCGCGGTGCTCGGGCTCGGCCTGCTGCTGCCGCTGGGCGAGACCAGCAGCCTCGATCCGACGGGCGCGGCGCTGGCGCTGGGCGCGGGCCTGTGCTGGGCGGGCTACATCGTGTTCGGCCAGCGCGCCGGCCGGGCCGGCGGCGGCCGGGCGGTGTCGCTCGGCATGCTGGTCGCCGCCCTCGTCGTCGCACCGGTGGGGCTGGTGGAGGCCGGCACCGACCTGTTCACCCCGGCGACGCTCGCGACGGGTCTCGTCATCGCCGTCCTGTCGAGTGCCCTGCCCTATTCGCTCGAGATGTTCGCCCTCACGCGCCTGCCCCGCCCGGCCTTCGGCGTGCTGATGAGCCTGGAGCCGGCCGTCGCGGCGGTCGCCGCCCTCGCCCTGCTCGGCGAGCGGCTGACCCCGGTCCAGGGCGGGGCCATCGCCTGCATCGTGGCGGCCTCGGCGGGGATCACGCTGGCGGCCAGACGGCGGACATCGCAGAGCCCTTGAGTGCTTAAGACAAGTCGGCGTCCAAAACGTTTTCGATGGTCGAGAGGACGAACTCGATCTCCGCCGTCGTCGGCTCGACCGTCAGATCGCCGTGAACGATGCGGTTTCTCAGTGGGATCAGTTCGCGCAATCGGCGCTCTGCTGGCGGCTCAATGAAGCCTTCCATTGCCAGCGTCTGGACGACCGTGCCGGGTTTGCGCGACAAACTCTCCGATCCATCGCGACGGGCTCGCAAGGCCGCCTCCAACAGGGCCCAACCCACGACGAATGCTGCCCGCAGGTTGCCCTGTGCAGCGAGTGCCTTCACCTCATCCGCCGATTTCCGGATGAGATCCGGAGAGGCGGGCGCGACCGTCTCGGCCTCTTGCGGATCCGTTCCGGTATAAAACACGCGGAACTGCCAATCGGCATGCCCGTCGAAGAGGCGCCTGATCTCGGACAAAGCACGCTGTGTCGATGAAGTCGGCTGCTCCTTGAACTCGATGACGATGTTGCGCCCCGACTTCTGAGCAAGCGCATCCGGAATATAGGAACCGAAAAATCGAGGAAGCTGTTTCGGATCGGGCTCTGACGTGAAAGCGAACCCCTGCTCCTCGTAGCGTCGCCGCAAAGCGTCGATGAAGTGCTTTTCGGCCTCGGGCCGAAGCGATCGAACCTGTGCCGTCACAGGAACCTCCAACTCAGGTCGTCGTCGATCCTAACGTAGACAGCGGGGGGCGGAACATCCAGAGCGGCCACCAGCTGCGCACTTGGATCGGTGAACGCACGTCCGACTTCGGGCTCGAATTTTTGGACGACGACACGTTCGACATCGTTGTCCGTCATACAGGCGACATGGATCAAAGCATCCATAATCGGTTTCACGATATTATCGATGTCGCCTTCCATCGGTAGAGCTGAAAAATAATAGATTGTCAGACTCAATGGGCGCCGATCAAGAAAGCCCAGGGGATCTGTTTCACGAATCCGCTTACGCGCGGCCTCTCTGACGGCGGATTTCCAACGCTCCTTCGAGCGGCTGCTCGCCTGAAGTGAAACCGGAGTGGACGGCACGATGAACTCAAGGGGATAAAGCGTCTCTTGCTCGGTCACGCTCAGGCATACCTTCGCGACTCGATCCGCTCTTCCGGCCACGCTGCCATCAGGCCGTGAAAATCGCAATGCGTGATTGTAAATCCGCCGCCTCTACCCTTCCCAAACCTGCCCCGGCCGCAGCGCCAGGAACCGCTCCGGCGCAAGCGCGGCCGCCGTCAGCGCTTCGCCCAATGCCTCGACGGGGCGTTCGATGCCCTCGTCGGTGAGCTTGAAGGTGCCCCAATGGTGGCCGAGCGCCTGATCGGCGCCGAGGAGGCCCAAGGCTTCCACGGCGTCGGCGGGGTTCATGTGCTGAGGCTGCATGAACCAGCGCGGCTCGTAGGCGCCGATCGGTAGCGTGGCGAGGCGCGGCGGGCCGAACCGGGCGCGGATCTCGCGGAAGAGCGCGCCGTCGCCGAGGCCGGTATCGCCGACATGGTAGTGCACGCCGCGCGGGGTCGTGAGCACGAAGGCGCACCACAGGGCCATGCGCCGGTCGTTGAGGCCGCGCGCCGACCAGTGGTTGGCCGGCGTCAGATGCACGGTGATGCCGGCGCCGAGATCGACCGACTCGCCCCAGTCATGGGTCTCGACATGCATGGTCTCGTCGTAGCCGCGCAGGATCGCGTCGTTGCCGAGCGGGGCGACGATCAGCGGCTGGTGGTCCTGCCACAGGCGGGCGATCGTCGGCCCGTCGAGATGGTCGTAGTGGTTGTGCGTGATCAACACCGCATCGATCGGCGGCAGGTCGGCATAGGCGATGCCCGGCGCGTTGACCCGCTTCGGCCCGGCGAAGCGGACCGGGCTCGCACGCTTGGCATAGACCGGATCGACCAGGATGTTGCGGCCCGCGACCTGGAACAGGTAGCTCGCATGTCCGATCAGGACGACACGAAGACCCTCGAACCGCTCCGGCGGCCTGTCCGCCGGAAACGGGCTCGGGAAGCTCGCCGGCCACGCCTCGGGCTTGCCGGTCCGGCGCCAGCGGGCGAGGTCGGAGAGCGACTTGTCGGGCGGCTGGTTCGGGGCGTGGAAGCGCAAGCCATCGAAATGCGCGCTCTGGGGGCCCCGGTAATAGGGGTTCTTGCCCCGGCGATGCGCGGCGTAGCCGACACCCCCGAGGGTCATCACCGTGGCCGCGCTGGCGACCGTGAGCAGGCCACGCTTCTTCATACGGCCAAGATGGCTCGTCCGGTCCGCGGTTCAAGCGCGGCGCAGGGCCTCAGGAGCGCCAGCGCAGCTCCTGGCGGATCAGCGGGTTGGCGAAGGGGCGGCTCTCGCGCGCCGCCTCCAGGGCCTCGCGCTTGAGGCGGAAATACCATTGCGAGGGCAGGTCGCCCTGACCCAGCAGCACCATGGTCGGCTTGCGGTCGAGGCCCGCCTGCGCGTGCTGGAGCACCTGCTGATCCTGGGTCAGGAACTGGCGCATCAGAGGCCGGGCGATCGGCTTCAGGAGGTTGAGCGCCGGCATGCTCCAATAGAGCGCGTTGGTCAGCATCGTCCGGTTGGGCCCCATCGGCGTGGCAAAAGTGTAGTTCGCCACGCGCTTCGTGCCCGCCTTGATCCGCTCCAGCCGCACGCCGGGCAGACGGAACTCGATCTCGACCTCCGGTGCGCCGCCGAGCAGGCGGTAGACCGGCGAACTCGTCGTGGTCGCGTGGCTCGTCATGACGAAGCCGTGCGGCACGGGCTGGAACGTCTTCAGCTTCTCCCGCAACTCCTTCGAGGGCCGGAACCACCACGTGTCGTGGACGAAGGCGACGTGGCCGGGATCGACGAGGCTCAGCGTCGTCAGGTCGAACGAGGCTTCGACCTCCAGTTCGAGCACGAGGCATCCGGCCGGCTCGAAATCGAGGGAGGGCGCCGCCGGCACGGCGCCGGGGTCGGAGGGGCCGAGATGCGGGTTGACCCAGAGGAAGCCCGCGCTCTCCACGATGGGGAAGCGCTGGACCGCGATGCGCGAGAAGTCCGAGGCGTCGTGTGCGGAGAGCGTCGGCACGTCGCGGCAGCGCCCATCGGTGCCGAAGCGCCAGCCGTGGAACGGGCACATCAGCGTGTCGCCGTCGAACTTGCCTTTGGACAGCGCCATGCCGCGATGGGGGCAGCGGTCGCGCAGCGCAAACAGGCTGCCGTCCTTGGCCCGGCCGAGCACGACCTGCTCGCCGTTGAGCGCGACCGCCCGCATCTTTCCGCCCGCGACCGCCGAGGCTCGACCGGCGCAGTACCAGGCGTTCGACAACGGCTCGCGCATGGCGCGCGGATCGAGGGCGTCGTCGGTGGAGATGCGCGGGGCGGCGGCGGAGGACATGGTGTCTGAAGGGCCCGATGCTACGGGCGCCCTCTTTAGGCGCCTCGCAGGCCGCCGGCCAGCGGCACGCATATGAGACCTTCAGGGCTATCGCTCGAAGAAGCCGCTCGGGCGCCTTTGCGGCGCGGATTTCCAGGATCTCGATCTTGGAAAAACATCGAGCGGAGCGAAAGTCCAAGGTCGCGGAGGCGGCCGCCGGCGCTTGAGGCCGGAGGAGAAGCCGGGGGAATCACTGTAAGTGAGTGCCGTGGCCGGACCGCATGCTGCACCGCGGCGAGACAACGCACCGCAACGGCCGCCCAGGGGTCTTTCGCACGGCGAAAATCGCCCCTACCTTGGGCTCATCCGCAACGAACGAAAGGAGGTGATCCAGTGTCTCATTGTCATCAGCCGTCGCCGACGACCAAGACCTGGACTGTTGCCTCCGGCGTGTGCGCCTAACGCATCCGCGGGATCTCAGCAGGTTTCGTCGGACTGACCGGTTCGACAATGGAAGGGCCGCCCCTCGGGGCGGCCCTTCGCATTTCTAGAGCATCGTCCCGAAAGGTGGTTGCCGGCTTTCGGGAAAAAGATGACGCGAAAACAAGAGCCTCAAGCATCTCGCGACAGTTCAGCGGTGCTGAACCTGGAACAGCGGGGCGGCCAGGGCCTCGCAGCGGGCGCGCCAGAGGTCGCGCTCGGTCCGCAGGTCGTCCATCTTGCCGACCTCTTCGGCGATGTGGGCGCGCAGCTCGCGAATTTCCTGGGCCAGGATGACCTGAAGCTCGTCGCGGCGTTCGGATTCCAGCCGGAGCCGGGCCTTCAGCATCATGTTCTCGGCCATGATCTCGGCGACGTCCTCGTCGGCGGTCTCGGCCGATTTTGCGGCGACGGAGACGAGGCGGGGCGACCAGCCGCTGTTGCGGGCCTCGGCTTCCGGCTCGGCGGGAGCGGGCTCCGCGCCGCGCGTCTCGACGGCAGGCGTCTCGGACACGGCGGTGCGCATGCTGGCGAGCCATTCCCGCAGCGGTGCGGTGGCAGCGGGAGTCCGGAGACCGGGCTCGGGAGACGGGGCCTGTCGCGCGGGTTCCGACATCGGGTAGTCCTCGGGCACCTCCAGCGGTGCGTCGACGAGCATCAGACCCGAACATGCTTAACGAAGAGTAAAGCTTAACCGTCCGCTTACGTGCTTTTCGGGCACAGCCCCAATTTGGTCACCGCGCGGGCCCCCTTCGGGAGCGGGGCGGAAAACGGGCCCGGGATTGACTTGAGACGGTCCAGGGCCTATCCGCCCGGCTCCATTTCGACGTTCGAACGTCACGATGAGCCGCCGACCGGCCCGAGGGGCCGGAGGTCAACGTCCGACAGCGCGTGTGCGCCCTCGGGCGCCCTTGTCGTTGCCGCGCGTGCGCCGAAGCGTCAAACGAGCCCTGCCATGGCGCCCGCGAGCGACACCACCCTTCGCATCGAGGATGCGGTCAACGACCTCTGCCCGTGGTCCGGCAAGCCGATCGTGCCCGAGGCGCTGACCCTCTACAACGGTGCCGTGGTCGGCTTCTGCGATGCGGCGTGCCGGGACAAGTTCGCCCGCGCGGTCGCGTCCTTCGAGGATGCGCTGCGCGCGCGCCGCGTGGCCAATGCCGGCCTTCACCAGTAGCCCAGGCTGACGCGACACATGTTCGAAGGCCTTTCCGACCGCCTCTCCGGCATCCTCTCCGGCCTGACGCGCCGCGGTGCGCTGACGGAAGCCGACGTCACCGCCGCCATGCGCGAGGTGCGCCGCGCACTCCTCGAAGCGGACGTGGCGCTGGAGGTGGTGCGCTCGTTCACCGACAAGGTGCGCGAGAAGGCGGTGGGCGCCGTCGTCCTCAAGTCGGTGACGCCCGGCCAGATGGTCGTGAAGATCGTCAACGACGAGCTCATCGCGATGCTCGGCACCGATGCCAGCGTCGTCGATCTCAACGCGCCCGCCCCTGTCGCCATCCTCATGGTCGGCCTCCAGGGATCGGGCAAGACGACCACCACCGCCAAGATCGCCCGGCGGCTGAACCAGCGTGACAAGCGCCGGGTGCTGCTCGCCTCCCTCGACACGCGGCGTCCCGCGGCGATGGAGCAGTTGGCGGTGCTCGCCAAGCAGGTCGAGGTCGAGAGCCTGCCGATCGTCGCCGGCCAGTCGGCGGTGCAGATCGCCAAGCGTGCCATGGAAGCCGCCCGCCTCGGCGGTTTCGACGTGGTCATGCTCGACACGGCCGGCCGCACCACGGTCGACGAAGGCCTGATGAACGAGGCCGCCGAGGTGAAGGCGGCGACGAGACCCCACGAAGTCCTGCTGGTAGCCGACGCGCTCACCGGCCAGGACGCGGTCAACACCGCGCGCGCCTTCGACGAGCGCCTCGGCGTCACCGGTATCGTGCTGACCCGCATGGACGGTGATTCCCGCGGCGGCGCGGCGCTCTCCATGCGCGCCGTCACCGGCAAGCCGATCAAGCTCGTCGGCGTCGGCGAGAAGGTCGATGCGCTGGAGGAATTCCACCCGCAGCGGGTGGCCAACCGCATCCTCGGCATGGGCGACATCGTCTCGCTCGTCGAGAAGGCGGCCGAGACGATCGACCACGAGCAGGCCCTGCGCACCGCCGAGAAGATGCGGAAGGGCAAGTTCGATCTCGAAGACCTGTCGATGCAGCTCGCCCAGATGGAGAAGATGGGCGGCATCGGCGGCCTGATGGGGATGCTGCCCGGCATGGGGCAGATGAAGAAGCAGGTCGAGGGCGCCAACCTCGACGAGAAGATGTTCAAGCGCCAGCGCGCGATCATCTCCTCGATGACGCCTGCGGAGCGCAAGAATCCGGATCTGCTCAAGAACAGCCGCAAGAAGCGCATCGCGGCGGGTGCCGGCGTCAAGGTCGAGGAGATCAACAAGCTCCTCAAGATGCACCGGACCATGGCCGACATGATGAAGGCGATGGGTTCGGGCAAACGCGGCGGCATCGGCCAGGCGCTCGGCAACATGTTCGGCCTCGGCGGCGGCATGCCGGGCGGGCTGCCGGGCGGGATGAAGCTGCCGCCGGGCATGCCGGAGCCGACGCCGGAGCAGATCGCGGAGATCGAGAAGCAGTTCGGTGGCAAGCTGCCGCCGATGCCGGCGGGGCTCGGGGCCGGAAAGATGCCGGGCCTGCCGGGTTTGGGCGGACCGAAGATGCCGGGCCTCGGCGGCTTCCTGCCGGGTAAGAAGAAATGACGATCTTGTCCGCACAGGGGATCGATCCCGAGCTGGCAGGCC from Methylobacterium sp. AMS5 carries:
- a CDS encoding MBL fold metallo-hydrolase, with protein sequence MKKRGLLTVASAATVMTLGGVGYAAHRRGKNPYYRGPQSAHFDGLRFHAPNQPPDKSLSDLARWRRTGKPEAWPASFPSPFPADRPPERFEGLRVVLIGHASYLFQVAGRNILVDPVYAKRASPVRFAGPKRVNAPGIAYADLPPIDAVLITHNHYDHLDGPTIARLWQDHQPLIVAPLGNDAILRGYDETMHVETHDWGESVDLGAGITVHLTPANHWSARGLNDRRMALWCAFVLTTPRGVHYHVGDTGLGDGALFREIRARFGPPRLATLPIGAYEPRWFMQPQHMNPADAVEALGLLGADQALGHHWGTFKLTDEGIERPVEALGEALTAAALAPERFLALRPGQVWEG
- a CDS encoding EamA family transporter, yielding MRGRDTAPDIALPILALLAGMVSIQSGAALAKGLFPVVGAAGVTALRVGFSALILLAVWRPWRRSLEQGEIGAIALYGAALGLMNLLFYLSLRTIPLGIAVAIEFTGPLAVALAGSRRARDFAWIGLAVLGLGLLLPLGETSSLDPTGAALALGAGLCWAGYIVFGQRAGRAGGGRAVSLGMLVAALVVAPVGLVEAGTDLFTPATLATGLVIAVLSSALPYSLEMFALTRLPRPAFGVLMSLEPAVAAVAALALLGERLTPVQGGAIACIVAASAGITLAARRRTSQSP
- a CDS encoding RusA family crossover junction endodeoxyribonuclease, whose product is MTEQETLYPLEFIVPSTPVSLQASSRSKERWKSAVREAARKRIRETDPLGFLDRRPLSLTIYYFSALPMEGDIDNIVKPIMDALIHVACMTDNDVERVVVQKFEPEVGRAFTDPSAQLVAALDVPPPAVYVRIDDDLSWRFL
- a CDS encoding aromatic ring-hydroxylating dioxygenase subunit alpha, producing the protein MSSAAAPRISTDDALDPRAMREPLSNAWYCAGRASAVAGGKMRAVALNGEQVVLGRAKDGSLFALRDRCPHRGMALSKGKFDGDTLMCPFHGWRFGTDGRCRDVPTLSAHDASDFSRIAVQRFPIVESAGFLWVNPHLGPSDPGAVPAAPSLDFEPAGCLVLELEVEASFDLTTLSLVDPGHVAFVHDTWWFRPSKELREKLKTFQPVPHGFVMTSHATTTSSPVYRLLGGAPEVEIEFRLPGVRLERIKAGTKRVANYTFATPMGPNRTMLTNALYWSMPALNLLKPIARPLMRQFLTQDQQVLQHAQAGLDRKPTMVLLGQGDLPSQWYFRLKREALEAARESRPFANPLIRQELRWRS
- the ffh gene encoding signal recognition particle protein — protein: MFEGLSDRLSGILSGLTRRGALTEADVTAAMREVRRALLEADVALEVVRSFTDKVREKAVGAVVLKSVTPGQMVVKIVNDELIAMLGTDASVVDLNAPAPVAILMVGLQGSGKTTTTAKIARRLNQRDKRRVLLASLDTRRPAAMEQLAVLAKQVEVESLPIVAGQSAVQIAKRAMEAARLGGFDVVMLDTAGRTTVDEGLMNEAAEVKAATRPHEVLLVADALTGQDAVNTARAFDERLGVTGIVLTRMDGDSRGGAALSMRAVTGKPIKLVGVGEKVDALEEFHPQRVANRILGMGDIVSLVEKAAETIDHEQALRTAEKMRKGKFDLEDLSMQLAQMEKMGGIGGLMGMLPGMGQMKKQVEGANLDEKMFKRQRAIISSMTPAERKNPDLLKNSRKKRIAAGAGVKVEEINKLLKMHRTMADMMKAMGSGKRGGIGQALGNMFGLGGGMPGGLPGGMKLPPGMPEPTPEQIAEIEKQFGGKLPPMPAGLGAGKMPGLPGLGGPKMPGLGGFLPGKKK